One Megalobrama amblycephala isolate DHTTF-2021 linkage group LG15, ASM1881202v1, whole genome shotgun sequence genomic window, TCAGCAATGGCTTCAATTTCAATATTAACAAATATTGGCTTAGTCATccctaaaggcccgttcacaccaagaacaataactataataactatattagcgtccacaccaacagatttacaataaacagtttattttacgtgttatttttattgttcatcagttggagaaaacaaacaaacaaaatgctcTAAAAGTAACATTGTTCCCCTGTCATTGTAGCTGTAATTGTGATGTGGACTTTGCTATTCgcaattattaaaggtgccatcgaacgtttttttacaagatgtaatataagtctaaggtgtcccctgaatgtgtttgtgaagtttcagctcaaaataccccatagatttttttttattaatttttttaactgcctattttggggcatcattaaatatgagccgatttatgctgtgcggcccctttaattctcgtgctctccgcccacggagctcgcgcttgccttaaacagtgcataaacaaagttcacacagctaatataaccctcaaaatggatctttacaaagtgttcgtcctGCATGCGTCGGACTatgtgagtatggtatttatttggatgtttacatttgattctgaatgagtttgaggctgtgctccgtggctaacggctaatgctacactgttggagagatttataaagaatgaagatgtgtttatgaattatacagactgcaagtgtttaataatgaaaatagcgatggctcttgtctccgtgaatacagtaataaacgatggtaactttaaccacatttaacagtacattagcaacatgctaacaaaacatttagaaagacagtttacaaatatcactaaaaatatcatgttatcatggatcatgtcagttattattgctccatctgccatttttcgctattgttcttgcttgcttacctagtctgatgattcaactgtgcacagatccagacgttaatactggctgcccttgtgtaatgccttgaacatgagctggcatatgcaaatattgggggcgtacatattaatgatcccgactgttacgtaacagtcggtgttatgttgagattcgcctgttcttcggaggtcttttaaacaaatgagatttatataagaaggaggaaacaatggagtttgagactcactgtatgtcatttccatgtactgaactcttgttattcaactatgccaatataaattcaatttttaattctagggcacctttaaaactttatcgttcttggtgtgaacaggccttaaagggatagttcacccaaaaattagaattatcccatgatttactcaccctcatgccttcctaggtgtatatgaccaacacaaacacaatcggagttaatttaaaaaatatccttgctgTTCAaaactttataatggtagtgaatggcgctcgagattttgaagccccaaaaaTTCTCCACaaggctccagggggttaataaaggccatctgaagtgaagcgatgcgtttttgtaagaaaaatgtccatatttacaactttataaactataataaccagcTTCCGACAAATATCCGTACGCAAGTGACGCGACATGATGTTtgagtagcgtaagcttagacgcctctcgcagttcaaaaaaaatatggctgggcaacaaactcaagctccacTTCTCTTATACtgaaatcctccgacatttctatttaaaaattcTCACTTTAGACTTTAAtgtgtgaccggtgttttgttttgctctatcctctgagcTTCCACGTTTGTCAATTCATCGTGCGTTGCGTCAGAGGTTACAGTTCCGCCGTAAGTCGACTCGTACGGATTATAAAGtttataaagttgtaaatatggatattctttttacaaaaaaaccccatcgcttcgcttcagaaggtctttattaaccccctggagctgtatggattacttttatgatggatggaagcactttttTGGGCGTCAAAATCGTGagcgccattcactaccattataacatttacatttacatttattcatttggcagacgcttttatccaaagcgacttacaagtgaggaatacaacaagcgagtcatcatgacgaggcaaatagacaagaagtgctcataatacaagttataggcagtgctcagattatcctaaaatacaatagagagggattagaggaagtgaaaggataggaataagaaggtgttttttttttaaagatgaataAAGCTTGGAAAAGCCAGGATATTGTGTTCCAaatgtgttcgtctgaaagaagatagtcgtttacacctagaatggcttgagggtgagtaaatcatgggataatcatgatttttgggtgaactatccctttaaagtcagCATTAAACAGAAGtagcgatagtcttttcttcctattgtgacatattttGAGTGAAATGGCTAttagaatgagaaaaatgtagggcgggacttgattttgtccattgggaattgattggatgggtgtggtttgctattggtcgatctcatgcgAGTGACAAGTTGTCCCACCCTCGCGCCGGCAAAcgcgtcatcagagaagagaagtcgCTGCAAGTGGGAAGGgaagttaatttatttaaagacggaatttacaaaataatgatGAGCacgaataaatcatttataataaatactgcaaaaaacaaaacaaaattttgatttcatggtgactttaaagggtcatgaaaccccaaaacacattttttgagattTGAACAAGTATGTACAGGCTGCTCATCAATGAAAACACTAAAAGCACTtggttatttttgcatttttctgaGCAATTTTGCTTTTCCGGGTTGAAAGGGAAAGTCGAAGCAACGTCACATAATCTAATGTAGAAGCGTGCCTCCGGagtgtgattggctgctggggCTCGAGAGGCACGAATCCACATCATCCGGTTCTGAGTGCTTCTCTCCATTTATTCGTGAGAAAGAACTCACTGTAGTGTATTacgcatgagatcgcattacagccgAGAATTCAAACAACGTAACAACATGCGAAGCGCGCATGAGAGCAGTTTCAGCGCGGAACGCCGCAATGAGTTTAACAACGCTCGCAACGCAGATTAAAGATCATCCTATACAGACTGGAGTAAGTGTGTTAAGTTTTTATGGACATATTTCACATACTCTAGTGGTCTAAACATGAACCACCACATATATTTAATCAAGTCTTctttcaaatgaaatatatgtGCAAATAAGGACACTGATACAGCCGTACATCTGATCATGAACACAATGACATGAGGAATTATTCTGATACACAGAAGACAATGATGTAGACCAAAAATTCAAAGAACAGTGGACAAAAAAACATAACTATGCCtgtattattttgtgttaaacTGACACGTGTCATTTGTTCAGAGACTGTAGTGCTTGTAAATgtaatgaaaatattattttccgCGTTTCTCCTGCGAGTTTGTTGTCATATAGGGACaggttatatttttaaaatgcatcaaGGAGCCCTCAAATCTGTTTTTGTTGAGTTTCCTTTattgtcatattttaatattcatatgtctgtataatgagtgtgttgcaggtctgtgttttattggttgttgCCACCCTCTACTCTCCCACTTTTCCACAGCTTTACATGCCCATTTCTTGAGACTTTTTCAACTCAGAGGTGTGAAAGACCAGgctaaaacaggggggtttcatgacactTTAACTGATGTGCTGTATAAAAAGTggaaaactttttctttttttgctgggggaaaaaaagtctcCCATGTCTGGAGTCTACCTGAGTGCTGTAGTTGCTACAGTGCTGAATGATCCTCTGCATCTCCTCATGCACCAGCTCCACACAGCGTAGACTGGGCTCCTCCAGACGCTTCACCTGCCTTTTCACCAGCAGCTCAAACGACACCTCAGGCACGAACAGAGCAGGACGTGGACCCTGAAGAAACACACAAGAAATACATCAGAAACTGCTGCGATATGCAAGCAGAGATGTAATGGTATGAAAATATCATATCAGATGATAGATTATAGTGACCAAAACGATCACAGTTATCATCATGGTAGGGGTGGGCGATACGGCAAAAATATCATATCACGATTTTTATCACGATTCTTCATGTTGTTTTTACTATTTTGCAAGTGACTAAGCATTACAGccaaactaaatataaaatacaaaataacaaaatataaaataaaattaaaaatggcaaaCATTTAGGCCAAAGTGGCGAAGATAAAAAtctttgtcattgttttttatctgttatttgttattatttgttAACACTAGActttactgtataaattatacatttattcttaataaagctaatgtattaaagttcTCAGCCAAGAGCAGTGGGTGATTTTCTCTTTAGGGATAATTGGGGATTAATTAGAAATTAATAGTTTTGAAACAACGTTacagtgagtaaataatgatagaactttcatttttgggttaactttccctttaaagggatagttcacccaaaaatgaaaatttgatgtttatctgcttacccccagcacatccaagatgtaggtgacacaaatgatgatttttaactccaaccgctgccgactgtcagtcaaataatgctagtggatgggaacttctactataagagtaaataaaacttacaTAGACAAATCccaattaaaccctgcggctcgtgacgacacattgatgtcctaagacatgaaacgatcggtttgtgcgagaaaccgaacagtatttatatcattagtaaggtctgatcgcgctctgacaactcGTTGAAGTATacgcgcgagacatcactgccgttgtcagagcgcgatcagacctcactaagcgaatgctgaacgcagttggacatagtggtgttttaggggtaaaaaatgatataaatactgttcagtttctcgcacaaactgattgTTTCGTgttttaggacatcaatgtgtcgtcacgagccgcagggtttaatttggatttgtctgtgcatgtttttctgactcttatagtagaagttcccatccactagcattatttgactgacagacggcaacggttggagttaaaaatcataatttgtgttctactgaagaaacaaagacacctacatcttggatgcgctgggggtaagcagataaacatcaattttcatttttgggtgaactatccctttaaggacaagcGGCAGCATGGTTAATATTAGGCTGCTCTGCCACTTTAAAGACCTCCACGTATATCTAATATACAGCCATGCATCCAATTTTCTCTCaaatgtttactttcactttagacataaccagctgtgtttatgtaaacatttttttgtgtatttgacagttttagAGCAATTGGACTCTAAAGATAACTTAGTAGCTAATCAGGCGCTGTTTGACAGAGTGCCTGTGCGCTTCGGGTGAACGCGCTCTGAAAAACGCATGTCAGAACAGCGCATCAGCACGCGAAAGGAAAGTTTAACCGGCAAGGCAAGGCACAtgaaataatgaacttttgtgGATTGAAGTGTCCCGCGAATATTACTCTACCGCTGCGTTAAAATGTGATGTGAATCTACGTCACGTTGAACAGTATGCTGAGACGGAGGTGCTGGAACTGCAACTGATAGAAAGCACTGTAGCACGATACTACGATATTTCTTCATAAGCAGATCGTGGAGACATTTTAATCGTCCGCGATCAAAAATCATTATATCGCACACCCCTATATCATGGTATTGTTAAAATGTGctgaaaatgttcaaaaaaataCTGATACAAACACCATTTCACCAAGATTTATATCAAAGCCCAACAAACACTAAAATTAGCAGCATTATGCACTTTTTTGTTAGGGTTCAAAAATTTGCTCAATGCTGGACTATTTACTGTGAGTAATCAAATatggttttaatgataattaaaatgaaatggtAATTAGAATTTTATTGTGGTTTAGCTAAGCCAGTAACTGTGTCATCCCTAGATCTAGCTTCACGGTGTTATAGAAAAGCTTCTTAAAGTCACTCTAATATTTAAAGGTCCCTCAGAGGAGTTGTGCTAAAATAGAAATCTGCAGACTTTGAGCAGACTGCAGCACAATGCAGAGCACCACAGGCTGCAGTCTTTATTTCGGATGTAGAAATCTCCAAATATTCACTAAAAAAACCTACCGTAGCATTCCTAATTGCTGTAAGGACATCTATGGTTGTAAGTCCTCCAAGTGGATCGACTGACTCCAGTGTTCTACCAAACGTCTCATGGAAAATATAACAAATTCTTGCACCACCACACCTAAAAAAAGAGCACAAACAACTGTGGTTAGCACTAGCACTGTGGTTTATTATATCAGTAACTGGAAGAAAAGATGAACTAACAGTTCAGCGGTCTCAATGTATTTGGCCGTCCCTTCAATAGTGTTGCAGTACTCTGTGGCAAACTTTGTGATTAGCTGCAGCAGGGTGGCGCTCTTGTCGTCCACCGGCTCACCGTAGCTGCCGAGCAGCGACTGATACTGGGCTGCTAGAACGTTGATACGCGTCTTCAGCTCTGGTAAACAGTCCCTAATATGATGCATCAATAACctgatggggaaaaaaaaaattttttactaCTTTAAAAGCAGATATGCTcagcaaaatgaacaaaatttgaTATTAGAAGCATAAACACTCACCTATTTAATGTTCTGGCAAGATATTTGGTTCCGTTTCTGTTGGCAAGGGAGGGGTATTTCTTCTGCAGGAAGGCATGCTCATCACGGATGGAGTCTGCCACAGTTTTCTTATTATTGATGTCCAGCTGACTCCTGTATAAAGACATTTAGTCATAttttcaagaacaaaaaaaaaaaaactaaatatatatatatatatatatattatatatttcatttcatatatatatatatatatatatatatatatatataaatgatataatgtatatataatgaaaattgttaaaatagtaatgatgcaaattttttttatatttttatattatatttatattactacATTTAAAATAGATTGACAGTTATATAAGGatcattgacaaataaggtttttaaaagtgtaaaaaaaaaaaccataatggagatataattaattttgaagttttatgaAGTGTTAActatgagattatgtggtttttataatcaattaccactgcttttctcattttttacaagatggacaaaatttgtcaccaaaaaagtaattcggtttaaccaaaacttcggttttaccaaatgacacttttggttacaccgaatgacgatattttcaaacaatgctaacaggctgatatctagctaggacaatcaaacattttatatttagtacaagtttttaaaatattacaacattttccacgttttatagcggttgaaccgaatgacctgatgtttcaggacatgcgtatgagtgaaaacatgaatttttcaaatagttaaaagacagttactttgcttcatgaccatgtggtcctttgcaggtgtctgaatgatgtcacatcctgtcacatgatactgaccgcatgacttgatccaaaatgatcccttaatattggttactccaaatgacatcaatgaaattcatttttctggacattctttctcataacaaagcaacgaacttctacaaataattttaataccatttaaTACCATACGTATTGGTCTTTGGacagttaaaccgaatgaccttttgacacttcaaaatctttaaaatacctgtaggaaaatataattaaaaccttttggatttgataaaagagatctaggtgtactaccttacattctttggatgtcatatctttgtttttttttattattattagggcctttggacaaaaaaaagacctgtcacatcattgacccataaataattaattttctttctatttcttttttttttttttttacctgttgACCACTCCGATCAGTCCTAGTTTAACAGGAATGACTCTGCCCATTAGTACATCCATTGCATCAGTACCGGCATCCATCAGATCTAGTTTAGTCACTACAGCCAGTGTTCTGCGACCTGAAATTAAAAtgctgcatttaaaaaaaaaaactgcatcaCACAGCTATGTGGAAAAACATCACACAAAGTGAAAGATACAGACATTGTGTGCAAAAATAATGCACAAGTAGAGTAAAATAAACGCAAATATGCTGACCATCTGTATCCACCTCACGGGCCACTTTCAGAGCTTCAGAGGTGGCCATGTCTGTGTTCGCCGCAGTGACAGCTAAAATAATGCAGTTGGGATTGCTGATGTATTTTAAGATCAGTTCACGGATCTGCAGCTCGATATCTTTGGGCTGGTCTCCCACTGGGACCTGAATATGAATATATCAGTGTCAGCATCAAAAAATCATCCACAAACAGAATATTCAAACAGGCCAAGCTGTGCTTTTGAATAAAACACCTTTGTGATGCCAGGCAGATCCACCAGCGTGAGATTGACAACATGTGGTGAGAAGATTTTCAGGTGAATAGGCTCATCACTAATCCCCTGTGAAACAATGACACAAGATATATTTGTAAGACCTTCAACAATACTGTATTGGTCAAAATTGCAGAGCTTAATGCCAATAGAAACTAcattacagttcaaaagtttggggtcagtcatttttttttaatgtttttgatagaAGTCTACCaacgctgcatttatttgattaaaaatacagcaatattgtgaattagtagtacaatttaaattaactgttttctatttgaatgtattttaaaatttaatttattcatgtgatgtcaaagctgaattttcagcatcattactccaatcttcagtatcacatgatccttcagaaatcattctaatatgctgatttgctgctcaataaacattattattatcaatgttgaaaacagctgtgctgtttacatttttttgaaaactgtgatacatgtttttcaggattctttgatgaatagaaagcttaaaaatagaaatagaaagagaAAGTGAAACATTATCAATGTATTGTTTGACTTTGATTAATTTAACGTGTCCTTGTTGGATAAATAAAGTTCTTACTGACCCCTAaaattttaaatggtagtgtacatataGGGTTAAAATAAACCATCCTCTGATGTAGTTCCTTTAaggcagtggtctcaaactgccggcccgcgggccatttacggcACGCCCACCAcctctacccggcccgcaactgatctcaaaaataaaacataatccggcccgctaaattattattattattattattctctagttgctacctgtctgatatgcaaagaaaaagtcgccgttctaaggggcattcacatatcgcgtcacataagtggccgcgccgcattctcctttccaatgcgctttcgctccagtggcgtctgtcgttgctatgcaaccttgagccgcgctctcaatcgcttctattatgagcgcgcttgcctaaattacagcaaaagcactcgactttaagtcatgagcgccgatttaaaccaccgaaacgcgtccgatgcagccattaaatgttaccgatgctcaaacggcatcttggacaaatgtggcccagctgtgtgagcacaagcgctgcaggtgtctgtcaagaaacaaagtgtacaaatgtattcagggattgtatttgttcagtacagtgttgttcagtgcaagattttaatgttatttaagctaacataaagtaagggaaaatacttccactagatgttaaaaactaataatgtatgtaacaatgagagattttttttttttggcaaaataaagttgatatatagctccagtttttttgtttatttctgacccctccacgccacaagtgttgctggttttgttcctaaattactgattttttattccatatatcttgttggatgtgagaagtcgcaccagactatttcaattaatagtattatattagtaatagtattatataattatattacactctgtaacaatgagagagacactgctgtttacatttagtatggtaaataagatatttatagtataggtataaaaaatattttagtaggcctaatgaaatttgaagtaggctaaatgagaaataatgcaaaggaaagtaaattttctgaaatgttgcgctttcttgcgcttgaaggATAATCAGGGTACCCCCAGGATCCTCCAAATGAAATTcaaggctttttaagacctttttaataccattttaaatgaaattcaatGCCAACTTCGTACCCATTCTGACAGAAGTATGAGGGGAAAATgtcaaatctgtataaattttgaaccctagaaaataattaattcggcatatatttttatacctactataaatattttatttaccataggcctactaaatgtaaacagcagtgtctctctcattgttacagagtgtaatataattatataggctaatactATGATGTAATtgatataatactactaatgtaattgatgtaatactactaatatactaatataatactattaattgcaatagtctggtgcaacttctcacatccaacaaggtgcatggaataaaaaaaattagtaatttaggaacaaaaccagcaacactcaTAGATGccatggaggggtcagaaataaacaaaaaaactgaagctatatatatcaactttattttgccaaaaaataaaaatctctcattgttattagtttttaacatttagtggAAGTAGGCTGTTTTCCTTTACTTCATGCTagcttaaataaaattaaaatcttgcactgaacaacactgtacagAACAAATACAACCcttaaatacatttgtacactcttctgtttcttgacatggtagcatcggacgcgtttcggtgatTTAAAACgacgctcgtgacttaaagtcgagtgcttttactgtaatttaggcaagcgcgctcataatagaagcgacgcggttgagagcgcggctcatggttgcatagcaacgacagacgccacgggagcgaaagcgcattggaaagaaggagaatgccGGCGCGGCCGCGTATGTGACGCgtactagagaataataattataataataataataatttagcgggccggattatgttttatttttgagatcagttgcgggccgtaaatggcccgcgggccggcagtttgagaccactggacTAGACTATCACAGAACACTGACACAATCAGCTACCCaatgatgattttcatttaATCCGAGCACAGATATTGACTCGTATTACTCGTATAATACTCGTACTCGGCAGAAGTGCTTTATCCGTACCGGATACTCGTTTCAGCCGAGTATCCGGCTCATCTCTAGTAATTTACCTCACTTGCCTAGTAACCATAGTAACGGGTGCGTGAGCTTTCGCGCTTACTGCTATGACGTGGAGCGCGAGGTGCACTCAACATTACGCtgcatgcatttttaattagcctaCACTAGTAACAGTTCATTTTGTTACGGTATGAACTTAATCCTaggaaaagttaaaaaataaaaaaaataaaaataagacctTTGTAACGAAATCCAAGACTTTGTATACCAAATTCAAGGCTATTAAGGCCTTAATTTTAGATTATCAAATGTAAGACTTTTTCAATGCTTTTAAGACCCCGCGGGTACCCTgataatatggccctcctatgaggtgtcaatcacagaaatggCCCCCcgacaatttgagtttgagacccctgctttAAGGACTCTTCCATACCTTGTTATTGCCAGAAATTCTTTCTGTTTCATTTTCAATTTCTTgcctgatttcatcaaaatctGTGTAGATCTAAAAGGCAAAGACACAATATTACCAATCATTATATCTCACTTCACAGTGACAAACTTCTATAAAATTAAAGAGAACAAGAAACACAACAGTGAATGGAGTTAATGTTACATGAGGTGAACACAAAGCATGTGTCCGGACTCAAGACCACACTGCTGTGATCATTTGGACCAACACGCTCTTGATGTTCATGAATTAAAGGACTTGTTCATCTGCTCATCATCAAACTGtcaaacaatcaaacaaaccCACTGCACTGTCGTTTGTTGCACATAAAAGTGTCTGATGGCCAGAATGACTGAATAAACCTACATTGTGCAGCGTCTCTTTGTTGTAACAACTTTTCCAGTTGGACTTTCTCAAATGTGAGTTGTTGGATCATCCCAAATTAAACATGTGTCTCGAGAcattgggtctcattcactaactG contains:
- the dnm1l gene encoding dynamin-1-like protein isoform X3; the encoded protein is MEALIPVINKLQDVFNTVGADIIQLPQIAVVGTQSSGKSSVLESLVGRDLLPRGTGIVTRRPLILQLVNVDPEDRRKTGEENDTNTWKNGRLYKGVDGEEWGKFLHTKNKIYTDFDEIRQEIENETERISGNNKGISDEPIHLKIFSPHVVNLTLVDLPGITKVPVGDQPKDIELQIRELILKYISNPNCIILAVTAANTDMATSEALKVAREVDTDGRRTLAVVTKLDLMDAGTDAMDVLMGRVIPVKLGLIGVVNRSQLDINNKKTVADSIRDEHAFLQKKYPSLANRNGTKYLARTLNRLLMHHIRDCLPELKTRINVLAAQYQSLLGSYGEPVDDKSATLLQLITKFATEYCNTIEGTAKYIETAELCGGARICYIFHETFGRTLESVDPLGGLTTIDVLTAIRNATGPRPALFVPEVSFELLVKRQVKRLEEPSLRCVELVHEEMQRIIQHCSNYSTQELLRFPKLHDAIVEVVTSLLRKRLPVTNEMVHNLVAIELAYINTKHPDFADACGVMNNNIEEQRRNRMRELPSAVPRDKMGGGAQGEQEGGTGTWRGMLKKGEEGQAEDRNRSSFASSPQKGHAVNLLDVPVPVARKLSAREQRDCEVIERLIKSYFLIVRKNIQDSVPKAVMHFLVNHVKDSLQSELVGQLYKPALLDDLLTESEDMAQRRNEAADMLKALQRASQVIAEIRETHLW
- the dnm1l gene encoding dynamin-1-like protein isoform X4; the encoded protein is MEALIPVINKLQDVFNTVGADIIQLPQIAVVGTQSSGKSSVLESLVGRDLLPRGTGIVTRRPLILQLVNVDPEDRRKTGEENGVDGEEWGKFLHTKNKIYTDFDEIRQEIENETERISGNNKGISDEPIHLKIFSPHVVNLTLVDLPGITKVPVGDQPKDIELQIRELILKYISNPNCIILAVTAANTDMATSEALKVAREVDTDGRRTLAVVTKLDLMDAGTDAMDVLMGRVIPVKLGLIGVVNRSQLDINNKKTVADSIRDEHAFLQKKYPSLANRNGTKYLARTLNRLLMHHIRDCLPELKTRINVLAAQYQSLLGSYGEPVDDKSATLLQLITKFATEYCNTIEGTAKYIETAELCGGARICYIFHETFGRTLESVDPLGGLTTIDVLTAIRNATGPRPALFVPEVSFELLVKRQVKRLEEPSLRCVELVHEEMQRIIQHCSNYSTQELLRFPKLHDAIVEVVTSLLRKRLPVTNEMVHNLVAIELAYINTKHPDFADACGVMNNNIEEQRRNRMRELPSAVPRDKMGGGAQGEQEGGTGTWRGMLKKGEEGQAEDRNRSSFASSPQKGHAVNLLDVPVPVARKLSAREQRDCEVIERLIKSYFLIVRKNIQDSVPKAVMHFLVNHVKDSLQSELVGQLYKPALLDDLLTESEDMAQRRNEAADMLKALQRASQVIAEIRETHLW